A window from Streptomyces subrutilus encodes these proteins:
- a CDS encoding 4-alpha-glucanotransferase: MDDLSRLAELHGIATAYRPAADVTATVPPATVAAVLGLLGVATDGPGDVRARLAAAEAEAVARPLPPVLVGWAGEPPPVALAALPPGTRVRLDPEEAEGAEGAGAAAADGAAAAVEWEPGPAGALPEGLPLGVHRITATLPDGRTAAATLILAPDRAPAAPARTHGLLVQLYSLLSERSWGMGDLGDLAALARWAAETHGAGFVQVNPLHAAVPGTPTDPSPYRPSSRRFPDPVHLRVEDVPEFADCADPRARAELADLADRGAQLRRSVLEKGALIDRDAVWALKRRALELLYAVPRTPERAAAYRRFRAEQGPALDTHAAWCASAAGEEPRERGDFHRWLLWLTDTQLAAAQRAARDAGMSVGIVHDLAVGVHPDGSDALTGPFHARHVSVGAPPDAFNARGQDWGLPPWRPDRLAAAGYAPLRRLLRGVFRYAGALRIDHVMGLFRLWWIPEGMPPADGAYVGYDGEAMLAVLVLEAHRAGALVIGEDLGTVEPGVRQALSRRGVLGTSVLWFERDWAGGGAPLPPEAWRSDCLATATTHDLPPSAAKLAGAHVELRDRLGLLTRPAELERAEDAADTAEWLELLDGLGLETKDEEAAVQALYAFLLRTPARMVGVWLPDAVGDRRPQNLPGTWDQYPNWRLPLADASGRPLTLEELTASPRANALLSAVREGAGPRTAPPGARAV; encoded by the coding sequence ATGGACGACCTGTCCCGGCTCGCGGAACTGCACGGCATCGCCACCGCCTACCGGCCCGCCGCGGACGTCACCGCCACGGTCCCGCCGGCCACCGTCGCGGCGGTGCTCGGACTGCTCGGGGTGGCCACCGACGGCCCCGGCGACGTCCGGGCCCGGCTGGCCGCCGCAGAGGCGGAGGCCGTGGCCCGGCCGCTGCCGCCCGTCCTGGTCGGCTGGGCCGGGGAACCGCCGCCGGTCGCGCTGGCCGCCCTGCCGCCGGGGACCCGCGTCCGTCTGGACCCGGAGGAAGCGGAGGGCGCCGAGGGCGCCGGGGCCGCGGCGGCCGACGGGGCCGCGGCCGCCGTCGAGTGGGAGCCCGGTCCGGCCGGGGCGCTGCCCGAGGGGCTGCCGCTGGGCGTCCACCGGATCACCGCGACCCTGCCGGACGGCCGCACCGCCGCGGCCACGCTGATCCTGGCCCCGGACCGGGCGCCGGCCGCCCCCGCCCGGACGCACGGGCTGCTCGTCCAGCTCTACTCGCTGCTCTCCGAGCGCTCCTGGGGCATGGGCGACCTCGGCGACCTCGCGGCCCTGGCCCGCTGGGCGGCCGAGACCCACGGCGCCGGCTTCGTCCAGGTCAACCCGCTGCACGCGGCCGTGCCCGGCACCCCCACCGACCCGTCCCCCTACCGGCCGTCCTCGCGCCGCTTCCCGGACCCGGTCCACCTGCGCGTCGAGGACGTGCCCGAGTTCGCCGACTGCGCCGACCCGCGGGCGCGCGCCGAGCTTGCCGACCTCGCCGACCGCGGCGCACAGCTGCGCCGCTCGGTGCTGGAGAAGGGCGCGCTCATCGACCGCGACGCCGTCTGGGCGCTCAAGCGCCGGGCGCTGGAGCTGCTGTACGCCGTCCCGCGGACCCCGGAACGGGCCGCCGCCTACCGCCGGTTCCGCGCCGAGCAGGGCCCGGCCCTGGACACCCACGCCGCCTGGTGCGCGTCGGCCGCGGGCGAGGAGCCGCGCGAGCGCGGCGACTTCCACCGCTGGCTGCTGTGGCTGACGGACACCCAGCTCGCCGCCGCCCAGCGGGCCGCCCGGGACGCGGGCATGTCCGTGGGCATCGTGCACGACCTGGCGGTCGGGGTGCACCCGGACGGCTCCGACGCGCTGACCGGCCCCTTCCACGCCCGGCACGTCTCGGTCGGCGCGCCGCCGGACGCGTTCAACGCCCGCGGCCAGGACTGGGGGCTGCCGCCGTGGCGCCCGGACCGGCTGGCCGCGGCCGGGTACGCGCCGCTGCGCCGGCTGCTGCGCGGGGTGTTCCGGTACGCGGGCGCGCTGCGCATCGACCACGTGATGGGCCTGTTCCGGCTCTGGTGGATCCCGGAGGGGATGCCGCCCGCCGACGGCGCGTACGTCGGGTACGACGGCGAGGCGATGCTCGCCGTGCTGGTGCTGGAGGCCCACCGGGCGGGGGCCCTGGTCATCGGCGAGGACCTCGGGACGGTGGAGCCGGGGGTCCGTCAGGCACTGTCCCGGCGCGGGGTGCTCGGCACCTCGGTGCTCTGGTTCGAGCGCGACTGGGCGGGCGGGGGAGCGCCGCTGCCGCCGGAGGCCTGGCGCTCGGACTGCCTGGCCACCGCCACCACCCACGACCTGCCGCCCTCGGCCGCCAAGCTGGCCGGGGCCCACGTGGAGCTGCGCGACCGGCTCGGCCTGCTCACCCGCCCGGCCGAGCTGGAGCGGGCCGAGGACGCCGCCGACACCGCCGAGTGGCTGGAGCTGCTGGACGGGCTCGGACTGGAGACCAAGGACGAGGAGGCCGCCGTACAGGCCCTGTACGCCTTCCTGCTGCGCACCCCCGCCCGCATGGTGGGGGTGTGGCTGCCGGACGCGGTGGGCGACCGGCGGCCGCAGAACCTGCCGGGCACCTGGGACCAGTACCCCAATTGGCGGCTTCCGCTGGCCGATGCGTCCGGCCGGCCGCTGACCCTGGAGGAGCTCACCGCCTCGCCCCGGGCGAACGCCCTGCTGAGCGCGGTGCGGGAGGGCGCCGGACCTCGTACGGCACCCCCGGGCGCGCGGGCTGTTTAG